The genomic window GGGCGTGAGGCGGTGGCTGATCAGCAAAGTGGTTGCCTGGGGGGTGGGCGGGGCTATAATGAGTTTGTAGTGTGCCCGTAAGGGCATGCGTGCTCTTGAAAGCAGCGTCTTACGACGACGCCGCGACGAACGGGCTTTGTCGAACAACGGAGGCCACTCAGGGTTCTTCTTAAGGCGGGGTTGCGATGGATAGACGACAGTTTTGTTTGCGGACGGTGGGAGTGTTGGCGGCGATGCCGCTGGGGGCGGGCAGCGGACTGGCACAGAGGCGGCAGGCGGGCGATTCGATCAAGCTGATCGTACGGGCCGACGACATCGGCTCGTGCCATGCGGCGAACGTCGCCTGCATGCGGAGCTTCCGCGACGGGACCGCCCGGAGCGTCGAGGTTCAGGTGTGCTGCCCGTGGTTCTATGAGGCGGCCCAGATGCTGCGGGCCGAGCCGGGCTACGATGTGGGCGTGCACCTGACGCTCACCAGCGAGTGGGCCAACTACAAGTGGGGCCCGATCACGCAGGCGCCGAGCCTGGTCGATGCGGCCGGGCACTTCTTCGCGACGAACCGGGACTTCCTCGCCGCCAAGTGGGACGTTCACGAGGTCGAGAAGGAGCTGCGGGCCCAGATCGAGCTGGCCCGCAAGCACATCCCGCAGGTGACGCACCTGAGCAGCCACATGGGCACGCCGACCATTACGCCGCAGTTGCGAACGCTGGCGCAGAAGCTGGCGGCCGAGTACAAGCTGCCAATCGAGACGCCGGGGGCCCAGGGATTCCGCTGGCCCGCCGACAACAACGCCACCGCCGAGCAGCGCGAGGCGGCCTTGGTCAAGGCGCTCGAGGAACTGAAGCCGGGCCTCTGGATCCTCGTCGAGCACCCGGGCCTCGACACCGACGAGATGCGGGCGATCGGGCATGAGGGCTACTGGAACGTCGCGGCCCATCGCGACGGCGTCACCCGGTCGTTCACCAGCGAAAAGGTCAAGGCCATCATCGAGAAGCGAAGCATCCAACTGGTCAGCTACGGCGACACCTGGCCGCGCGGGTGAAAGGCTGCGCGGACCCAGATGCGAGGACATACGAAGTCTGAGGGCCATTATGCAGGTAGACCTTCACTATGGAACGGGTGTTGTCTCGCTTCGGGTGCCGGATCGGAACGTGCAGGAGATCATCCGGCCCTGGCAGGGGGAGCAGGGGGGCAATGGGGTGGTGAGCCTGCGGGAGACGATGGACGGTCAGGCGGGCGCCTTTCGCGACGCGGTCGCCGACAAACGGGTGTGCGTCCTCGTCGACGATGGCACGCGCGACGAGCCGCTGGCGGACGTGCTGGCGGGACTGTGTGCCGCGCTGCAGCCGACCGTCTCGGTGCAATTCTTGATCTGCACGGGAACGCACACGGCCGCGACGCCGAAGAACGAGCAGATCCGCCGCGAGATCGAGAAGGCCGGCCGGGACGCCGGCCTGACCGTTGTGCGAATTCACACCCATGACTGTCAGGCCGATACGTTCATCGACGTCGGCCGCACGTCGAGAGGGACGCAGGTGCTGGTCAACGCGTTTGCCGAGGAGGCAGACGTTTTTCTCGTTGTTGCCGATGTGAAGGTCCATTACTTCGCGGGCTATTCGAATCCTGTAAAGAACTTCGTGCCCGGCATCTGTGCCTTTCGCACGGTCGAACAGAATCACAGCCTGGCCCTGCTCGATGAATCCACGCACGGCGAGCATCCCTGGCATCCCAATCCCGAGCAGAGAAACAACCCACTGGCCGAGGACATGGTCGAGGGGATGGACCTGATCGCCAGGGGCCGGCCGATCTACGCGCTGGTGATGCTCAGCGCCGGCCCACGGCTGATCTGGGCGCGGTTCGGGCCGGTCCAGGACGTGAGCGCCGAGTCCTTCGCCGTGACCGACGAACGGAACATCCAGACGGTCGCCCCGGCGTCGCATCTGGTCGTCTCGCCGGGCGGACGGAGCAACGACGAAGACCTCTACATCGCCCAGCGAGCCCTGGAACTGAACCGGGCGGCGGTGAGCGATGGCGGTGAGGTCCTGTTCCTGGCCGCCTGTCCCAACGGCATCGGCGAGCCGCAGACCCTGGCGAATTTCTACGACCGTTTGACGGCGCCGCTCGACGAGGTCATCCGGTCGATCCAGCAGGATTATGTCCTGTACAGTCACAAGCCGTACAAGTTCGCCGTGCTGATCCGCCGGCTGCGACGCATCTGGATGCACACGCAGATCGCCGACGATCTCGTCGAGGCGGCCCATATGCATCCCGCGCACGACCCGCAGGCTGTGGTGGACGGCTGGCTCGCCGAGCAGCCCGACGCCAGGATCATCTTCATCGACGGCGCCAACAAGGTCGCCCTCCGGGCCACGGGTGTGGATAGGAAAGGACCAGCATGAACCAACACACGCGACGATCGGACCGAAATATCCTTGTTGCCCTGGTCTGCCACGTGTTGTTCCCGGCTTGCGATGTCTCGGCCGATCAGCCGCAGTGGGGCCGGGCGTGGACGCGGAACATGGTCTCCGACGCCACCGGGCTGATCGAGGACTTCGATCCCGCCACCGGCAGAAACGTCAGATGGGTGGTCCCCCTCGGCACGGAGACGTGGGCGACGCCGATCGTCGCGCAGGGCCGCGTCTTCATCGGGACCAACAACAGGCCGCCCCGCGATCCGCGACACCGGGGCGACCGGGCGCTGCTGCTGTGCCTGGACGAGAACGACGGCCGCCTGCTCTGGCAGTCGGTGGTTCCCAAGCTCGGCCCCGATCCCTATTTGGACTGGCCGGGATCGGGCTTCTGCTCGCCGGTGACGGTCGAGGGCGACCGGGTGTATGTCGTCAACAATCGTGGCGAGGCCATGTGCCTCGATATCGAGGGCCAGCGCAACGGCAACCAGGGCCCGTTTCTGGACGAGGGCCGGCACATGGTCCCCGAAGGCGAACCACCGATCGAGGTTGCCGAGACGGATGGCGACATCATCTGGCTGTTCGACATTCACAAGGAGACGGGGACGTATCCGCACGACGGGGCCCACTCCTCGATCCTGATCGACGGCGACTTCCTGTACATGAACACCGGCAACGGGGTAGACAATACGCACCGCGTGATTCGCCGCCCCGATGGTCCCAGCCTCATCGTACTCGACAAGCATACCGGCCGTTATCTGGCCCGCGACGATGAGCGGATCGGACCGCGCATCTTCCACTGCACGTGGTCGTCGCCCTCGATGGGAGTGGTGAACGGCTGCAAGCAGATCTTCTTCGGCGGCGGCGACGGCGTGCTCTACGCCTTCGAGCCGCTGGAAGCCGCGTGGCGAGGGCGTCCCGCCCTCGCGAATGCGGAACAAGGGCAAGATGCCCTCGCCACGGGCACGGTGGCGACACTCAAGCGAATCTGGCGGTTCGACCCCGATCCGGCGGCCCCGAAGGAGAACGTCAGCGACTATCTTCGCAACCGCGAGGTGAGCCCGAGCGTCATCAAAGGCATGCCGGTCTTTCATGAGAACCGCCTGTACTTTACATATGGAGGCGACATCTGGTGGGGCAAGAGGCAGGCATGGCTGGCGTGCATCGATGCGACGAAGACCGGTGATCTAACCGATTCGGCGCTGGTGTGGTCGTACGAGTTGAACGAACAGAGTTGCTCGACGCCGGCCATCCACGATGGGCTGGCGTTCATCGTCGATTGCGGTCGGACGATCCATTGCGTCGACATCGAGACAGGCCAAGCCCTTTGGACCCATGAGACCCAGGGCGAGATCTGGGCCTCGCCGCTGGTCGCCGACGGCAAGCTCTACATCGGCACCAAACGCCGGGACTTCTGGATCCTGGCCGCCGGCCGCGAGAAGAAGGTCCTCAGCGAGACCCGGCTTGACAGCCCCATCTCCGCTTCACCCATTGCCGCCAACGGCGTGGTCTACGTCGCGACGATGAGGAACCTCTACGCACTCCAGGCATCGCCGTGAGATAGATCAGAGGGCTCATGGAGTGATTGCTCTCTCGAAAACAGCGCGCGGGAACCTGATATCTCCTGGTTGTGTGGCTATCTTCTGTAGCGATACGCCCATCCGGCGGCCATGTAATCGATGTCCGATGTCTGTCCCTCGGGTGGATATTCGATGCCGTATTGCGTCACGCCTTGTGTGAGCAGCTTGTCCACGCGTTCGATCGTGAAGCGGTCTCGCCACTTGCGGACCTCCGAATGGCCGTCGCAGAAGCCCAGCACGCTGCTGTCACCGTGATTGACGGCCATCGGCCCCCACCAGCCCCATCGGGACAGTTGCGTGTACTCGGGCGCACCCAGAACGAAGTGGTGGCTGGAATTCCAGTTGCGCGTCTCGGCGCTCTCGACGAACACGTATCGCGTCGAAGGCGAAGAGATCTCGTCGAATCTCCTGATCTGATGGTTGTAGCGAGGGTCGCCTGGATCCGTGACATAGTACAGGCATTGAGGAATCGAATAGGTGACAAAGACACGGGTCCCGTCATACATGCTCT from Anaerobaca lacustris includes these protein-coding regions:
- a CDS encoding polysaccharide deacetylase family protein, translated to MDRRQFCLRTVGVLAAMPLGAGSGLAQRRQAGDSIKLIVRADDIGSCHAANVACMRSFRDGTARSVEVQVCCPWFYEAAQMLRAEPGYDVGVHLTLTSEWANYKWGPITQAPSLVDAAGHFFATNRDFLAAKWDVHEVEKELRAQIELARKHIPQVTHLSSHMGTPTITPQLRTLAQKLAAEYKLPIETPGAQGFRWPADNNATAEQREAALVKALEELKPGLWILVEHPGLDTDEMRAIGHEGYWNVAAHRDGVTRSFTSEKVKAIIEKRSIQLVSYGDTWPRG
- a CDS encoding lactate racemase domain-containing protein, whose product is MQVDLHYGTGVVSLRVPDRNVQEIIRPWQGEQGGNGVVSLRETMDGQAGAFRDAVADKRVCVLVDDGTRDEPLADVLAGLCAALQPTVSVQFLICTGTHTAATPKNEQIRREIEKAGRDAGLTVVRIHTHDCQADTFIDVGRTSRGTQVLVNAFAEEADVFLVVADVKVHYFAGYSNPVKNFVPGICAFRTVEQNHSLALLDESTHGEHPWHPNPEQRNNPLAEDMVEGMDLIARGRPIYALVMLSAGPRLIWARFGPVQDVSAESFAVTDERNIQTVAPASHLVVSPGGRSNDEDLYIAQRALELNRAAVSDGGEVLFLAACPNGIGEPQTLANFYDRLTAPLDEVIRSIQQDYVLYSHKPYKFAVLIRRLRRIWMHTQIADDLVEAAHMHPAHDPQAVVDGWLAEQPDARIIFIDGANKVALRATGVDRKGPA
- a CDS encoding PQQ-binding-like beta-propeller repeat protein — its product is MNQHTRRSDRNILVALVCHVLFPACDVSADQPQWGRAWTRNMVSDATGLIEDFDPATGRNVRWVVPLGTETWATPIVAQGRVFIGTNNRPPRDPRHRGDRALLLCLDENDGRLLWQSVVPKLGPDPYLDWPGSGFCSPVTVEGDRVYVVNNRGEAMCLDIEGQRNGNQGPFLDEGRHMVPEGEPPIEVAETDGDIIWLFDIHKETGTYPHDGAHSSILIDGDFLYMNTGNGVDNTHRVIRRPDGPSLIVLDKHTGRYLARDDERIGPRIFHCTWSSPSMGVVNGCKQIFFGGGDGVLYAFEPLEAAWRGRPALANAEQGQDALATGTVATLKRIWRFDPDPAAPKENVSDYLRNREVSPSVIKGMPVFHENRLYFTYGGDIWWGKRQAWLACIDATKTGDLTDSALVWSYELNEQSCSTPAIHDGLAFIVDCGRTIHCVDIETGQALWTHETQGEIWASPLVADGKLYIGTKRRDFWILAAGREKKVLSETRLDSPISASPIAANGVVYVATMRNLYALQASP
- a CDS encoding type II secretion system protein, whose translation is MKTRAFTLIELLVVIAIIALLMAIIMPALNLAKKKAATTACLSNTKNLSLGWYMYMQDNDGRIMSCEDYATEPGGKFIGWCGIPRDEGGNRMSISQTEPPVTDEDEIRGIREGVLFPYVKNPKVYHCPGDNIRKSMYDGTRVFVTYSIPQCLYYVTDPGDPRYNHQIRRFDEISSPSTRYVFVESAETRNWNSSHHFVLGAPEYTQLSRWGWWGPMAVNHGDSSVLGFCDGHSEVRKWRDRFTIERVDKLLTQGVTQYGIEYPPEGQTSDIDYMAAGWAYRYRR